A window of the Pyrodictium abyssi genome harbors these coding sequences:
- a CDS encoding homoserine kinase has translation MAGGVKVRAYSSSANLGPGFDALAVAHTAFYDEVEARLEPGNGQVLVESVYGPYAHEAGRAETAKKAVEELLRLTNIDIGDRNIVLRIYKGVPPGKGLGSSGASAAAAVKAAELLLDLDVPDNVLVEAAGRGEAAAAGTPHYDNVAASLLGGLAIVAFDKNGKLYVTHMEIDAWFTLFIPRAEIASAKTKLMREILPKEVGLDQAARNWSRLALLVAAAARNDLQTLGHMMMQDEIVEPARSRFIPCYDSVIEAAIEAGALGVSISGAGPSLIALSRSREDAIRVANAVAKSCRCCEVEDIKVAQTAGPATRVKW, from the coding sequence TTGGCCGGAGGCGTGAAGGTTAGGGCTTACTCGAGTAGCGCGAATCTAGGCCCGGGCTTCGACGCGCTGGCCGTAGCGCACACAGCGTTCTACGACGAGGTGGAAGCTCGCCTGGAGCCAGGCAACGGACAAGTGCTCGTTGAGTCTGTGTACGGCCCGTACGCCCACGAGGCCGGGAGAGCCGAGACCGCTAAGAAGGCTGTCGAGGAGCTATTGAGGCTCACAAACATAGACATAGGGGATCGTAACATAGTACTCCGTATATACAAGGGTGTACCTCCTGGAAAGGGCCTAGGGAGCAGTGGAGCCTCTGCCGCCGCCGCTGTAAAGGCCGCCGAGCTGCTACTCGACCTAGATGTGCCAGATAACGTTCTTGTCGAGGCTGCCGGTAGAGGCGAGGCTGCGGCTGCTGGCACACCACACTACGACAACGTCGCTGCCAGCCTACTCGGCGGCCTCGCCATAGTAGCCTTTGACAAGAATGGTAAGCTCTACGTCACTCACATGGAGATTGATGCGTGGTTTACACTCTTCATACCTAGAGCTGAGATAGCGTCTGCCAAGACTAAGCTTATGAGAGAGATTCTACCCAAAGAAGTGGGTCTTGACCAAGCAGCAAGAAACTGGAGCAGACTAGCACTCCTTGTAGCAGCAGCTGCAAGGAACGATCTCCAGACACTCGGGCATATGATGATGCAGGACGAGATAGTCGAACCCGCCAGGTCGAGATTCATACCCTGCTACGACTCGGTCATAGAGGCCGCCATCGAGGCTGGAGCGTTAGGGGTGTCAATCAGCGGAGCCGGTCCATCACTTATAGCGCTGTCGCGCTCACGCGAAGACGCAATAAGAGTTGCCAACGCGGTTGCAAAGAGCTGTAGGTGCTGCGAAGTAGAGGACATAAAGGTTGCACAAACCGCTGGGCCCGCGACGAGAGTCAAGTGGTGA
- a CDS encoding trans-sulfuration enzyme family protein, producing MGRYNATRAIHALREGPSADDIIPPINISVIYKFIEVTTPPIEEIKYGRENNPTVMRLEEALSAAESANWCLAFNTGMSAISTLLLHMLPRAKRIVASRLLYGSTRTLLEKMTGLNDKVELVYAGPPWDELLSTIRAGDMVFIETVGNPTLRIPPIDEMVELCRQVDCTVIVDNTFATPVLYRPLEAGADIVVESMTKYIAGHNDVLGGLLCSNIDTLKESIWDWRKLTGTIIQPLDAYLVARGLKTLHIRVKRSSETAMEIAKWLAERPEVVKVHYPGLPNHPDHNTATRMFNGLYGGVVSFEIKGGASAAKKFLNALKIIVPSPSLGGTESIATYPYESSHRNLSEEEKYRLEITPGLIRLSIGLEDVEDLIADIENALKASQA from the coding sequence GTGGGGCGCTATAACGCCACCAGGGCCATACACGCACTAAGGGAGGGACCGTCAGCCGACGATATAATACCACCTATAAACATATCAGTTATATATAAGTTCATTGAGGTCACAACACCACCTATCGAAGAAATAAAGTACGGCCGTGAGAATAACCCGACAGTGATGCGGCTCGAAGAAGCACTATCCGCTGCCGAGTCCGCCAACTGGTGCCTCGCCTTTAACACAGGGATGTCCGCCATCTCGACTCTACTACTACATATGCTTCCCCGGGCAAAGAGAATAGTGGCAAGCAGGCTCCTGTACGGTTCCACGCGCACACTTCTCGAGAAAATGACCGGGCTTAACGACAAAGTAGAACTCGTGTACGCTGGGCCCCCATGGGATGAGCTACTCTCAACCATACGTGCGGGAGATATGGTCTTCATAGAGACTGTCGGGAACCCTACTCTCCGCATACCTCCCATAGACGAGATGGTCGAACTGTGTAGACAAGTGGACTGCACTGTTATCGTTGACAATACTTTCGCGACACCTGTGCTATACCGCCCCCTAGAGGCGGGTGCCGACATAGTAGTTGAGAGCATGACCAAGTACATAGCCGGGCACAATGATGTCCTCGGTGGCCTACTCTGCAGCAACATAGACACTCTAAAGGAGAGTATATGGGACTGGAGAAAGCTCACGGGAACGATAATTCAGCCCCTCGACGCATACCTGGTAGCCAGGGGGCTTAAGACGCTCCACATCCGCGTAAAACGCTCCTCCGAGACAGCTATGGAGATAGCCAAGTGGCTCGCCGAGCGCCCAGAAGTAGTTAAAGTCCACTACCCTGGCCTCCCCAACCACCCCGACCATAATACTGCAACAAGAATGTTTAACGGGCTCTATGGCGGCGTAGTCTCGTTCGAGATCAAGGGTGGCGCGAGCGCCGCAAAGAAGTTCCTCAACGCGTTAAAGATTATAGTACCCTCCCCGAGCCTAGGCGGTACAGAGAGCATAGCAACATATCCCTACGAGAGCAGCCATAGGAATCTCAGCGAGGAAGAGAAGTATAGGCTTGAAATAACGCCTGGCCTGATAAGGCTGAGCATAGGCCTCGAAGACGTAGAGGACCTCATAGCTGATATAGAAAACGCGTTGAAGGCGTCACAAGCCTAG